The window ATGAACCGGTACGACGAGTCCAGGTTCAGCAGTGTCAGGCCGTTCGAGATCGACTGGATGACCAGGATGCCGAGCAGCGCCGACCACGCCGAGCCGCGCCCGCCGAACAGGCTCGTGCCGCCGATGACCGCTGCCGCGATCGCGTTGAGGTTGGTGTCCGTGCCGCCCGAGCCGGCGCCGACCGACGCCAGTCGCGCGGCGGCGAGCAGGCCGCCGACCGCCGCGAACGTCGAGCAGAGGATGAACACGCTGATGAACACCCGGTTGACGCGGATACCGGCGCGCCGGGCCGCCTCCACCGAGCCGCCGACCGCGAAGACCGAGCGGCCCCAGCGGGTGCGGGTGAGCAGGAAGTTCATCACGATCACGAGGATCACGAAGAACAGGAACATCGCCCCGGTCCCGCGGTCCGTCGAGAGGTACCAGACGCTGATGCAGAGGCCGATGAGCAGCAGGACGGCCTTCACCGCGACCACCGTCATCGAGCCCTCGGAGAGCCCGGCGTTCCGGCGGCGCACGTTGCGGCGGAAGTCGGAGAAGAACATCCCGCCCGCGGCGATCACGGCCAGCGCGTAGGCCGCCCACGGCGGGAGGAACCACTGCTGCGCGAACTTCACGATCCACGAGTCGTAGGGGATGTTGATCGAACTGTTCGCGCCGAGGATCCACAGCTGCAGGCCGAGGAACCCGAGCAGTCCGGCCAGGGTGATCACGAAGCTCGGCACGCCGAACCGCGTGAACAGGAACCCGTAGAGCAGGCCGATCGCCGAGCCGGCCAGGATGGCCAGGATCACCGTGAGCCACAGCGGCCAGTGCAGCTGGGTGAAGCCGACGCCCAGGATGGCCGCGGCGACACCGCTGACCGAGCCGACCGACAGGTCGATCTGGCCGAGCAGCAGCACCAGCACGATGCCGATCGAGATCGTGCCGATCGCCGCGCACTGCAGCGTCAGGTTGACCAGGTTGTTCGCGCTCAGGAAGTTCGGGTTGAGGATCTGGAACACGACCCAGATCACGGCCAGCCCGATGACCACCGGGAGCGACCCGAGGTCGCCGCCGCGCACCCGCCGGCCGAACGCGCGCACCGCTCCGGCGAGGCCCTCCTCGCGGATGAGGCGCTCGTCCTGGAGGTCGGCCGCCATCTCGGCCGGTGTCTCGGCGGCGGAGGACGCCGTCGTCTGTCCTGCCTTCGTCATGCTTCCGGGCTCCGTTCTGCGGATTCTTCGGCCTCCATGAGGCGCTCGGCACGGCGGACGACCACGTTGTCCGTCGCGCCGGTGATGGCGGAGATGATGTCCTCGTAGCTGACCTCCGGTACGCGGAAGTCGCCGTTGTTGCGGCCGAGGCGCAGCACCGCGACGCGGTCCGCGACGGCCTGCACGTCGGCCATGTTGTGGCTGATCAGGATGACGCCGAGGCCGCGCTCGCGCAGCCGCTCGATGAGGTTGAGCACCTCGGCGGTCTGGGCGACGCCGAGGGCGGCGGTCGGCTCGTCGAGGATGACGACGCGCGGGTCGCCGATCAGCGACCGGGCGATCGCGACGGTCTGCCGCTGCCCGCCCGAGAGGGACGCGACCGCGATGCGCACCGAGGGGATGCGCGCGGAGAGCTGACGGAGCAGGCTCCACGAGCGCTTCTCCATCTCCTCCTCGTCGAGGGTGCCCTTCGTGATCTCGCGCCCGAGGAACAGGTTCGAGACCACGTCGAGGTTGTCGCAGAGGGCGAGGTCCTGGAACACGGTCGCGATGCCCAGCTCGCGGGATGCCGCGGGCGACGGGATCGAGACCTCCTGGCCGTCGAACTCGATCGTCCCCGCATCCTGCGGGTGCACCCCGGCGAGGATCTTGACGAGCGTCGACTTGCCGGCGCCGTTGTCGCCGACCAGGGCGACGACCTCTCCGGCGTAGACGTCGAGGTGGATGTCGGTGAGCGCTTGGACGGCGCCGAACCCTTTCGAGACCCCGCGGAGGGAGAGGACGGGCCGGCGGGTCGACCGCTCCTCGTCCACGATGGCGGATTCCATGGTCACGGCGTTCTCCTTCGAGCTGTGCGCAGCATGCTTCCTGTTCTCAGGCTAGATCGGAACCACCCGGCCCGGGATGCACCCTTCCGAATGAGAGGGGCATCCCGGGCCGGGATCGTCCTACGGGGTTACTTGATGCCGTACTTCTCGCAGTCGGCCTTGTAGTCGGCGGTGCAGATCTTCGAGGCGGAGTCGGCTCCGTAGAACTCGTCCTTGACCACCGTGCTCTGGATGTTGTCCGTCGTGACCGAGACCGGCGTGAGCAGGAACGACTGGATCGCCGCGCCGCCCGCGGTGTTCACCGTGGTGTCGCCCTTCGGCTTGTTGCCCTTGGTCAGGTCGACGGCGAGCTCCGCCGCCTTCTCGGCCTCCGGCTTGAGGGCCTTGTACACGGTCATGTACTGGTCACCCGCGAGGATCCGCTGGATGCCCGCGAGCTCCGCGTCCTGACCGGTCACCGGCGGGAGCGGGTTGACGTTGGCCGCCTTCATGGCCGCGATCGCGCCACCACCGGTGCCGTCGTTCGCCGCGTAGACGCCCTTGATCTGGTCCTTGAACTGCGACACCTGGCCGGACACCCAGTCCTGGGCCTTGGCCGGGTCCCATCCGGGGGTGTCGAACTCGGCGAGCACCTTGTAGCCGCTGGAGTCGATGACGCTGTGCGCGCCCTTCTTGAACAGCGTCGCGTTGTTGTCGGTCGGCGAACCGTTGACCATCAGGATGCCGGCACCGGACGGCACGCCGTCCTTCTTCAGCTTGTCGACGAGCGCCTGGCCCTGCAGCTGACCGACCTTCTCGTTGTCGAACGAGATGTAGTAGTTGCTGTCCGGGCTGTTGATGAGACGGTCGTAGGAGATGACCGGGACGTTCTTCGCCTTGGCCTCGCCGACGATGGAGGCGGCCGCCTCGCCGTCGAACGGGTCCAGCACGAGGACCTTGACGCCCTGGGTCAGCATCGACTCCGCCTGCTGCTGCTGCTTGCTGGCGTCGCCGTCGGCGTTCGCGTAGAGGACCTTGCAGCCGGAGCAGAGCTCTTTGACCTTGGCCTCGAAGAACGGCTTGTCCGCGGCCTCGTAGCGGGCCGTGACGGAGTCGGGGAGGAGGAGGCCGATCTGTGCGTTGGCGGCGTCCTTGGTGCTTCCACCCGAACTGTTTCCGGAACCGTTGGAACACGCTGTGAGGGTGACGGCTGTGAGCAGGATCGCGGCCGACGCGATGACCGCTCTCTTGGTGGCGATCTTCATTGAAAAACCTCCGATTCGGGACCGCCTTCGTTGGCGGCTGCGTTGAGTGTCCCAGAGGCGGCTTTTGGCGTCAAGAGTTGAAGCCAACCGATTCCGTAACGGTTCGCGCCCGGTTCGGGGGACACGGTGGGAGCGCGTTCAGTACGAGACGCCGTCGGAGGAGATCGACACGCAGTCGACCGCGTACGCGACGGCTCCGAGGGCGGCCGCGCGGGTCCCTAGCTGCCCCTGGACGATGTCCGGCATCAGGTCCGGATTGACGATGATCGAGCGCTCCACGGAGTGCCGCATCGGCCCCAGCAGGAGCTCGCCGGCCCGGGCCAGTTCGCCCCCGACGATCACGCGCTCCGGGTCGAGGAGGTTGCACAGGTTCGCCGTCGCCACCCCGATGTGCCGGCCGGCGTCCGCGATCGCCCGGATGCAGCGCGCATCCCCGGCCATCGCCTGCAGCACCACGTCGCCGAGCTTCAGACTGCCGAGGTGATCGCGGAGCTCCTCCAGGATGGCCGGGCCGCCCGCCAGTGCCTCCAGGCATCCGCGGTTGCCGCAGCGGCAGAGCGGTCCGTTCTCGCGGATGGTGGTGTGGCCGAACTCGCCGGCGACGCCGTGGTTGCCGCGGAACACCTGCCCGTTGAGGATCAGGCCCGCGCCGATCCCGTCGCCGATGTCGAGCGTGATCGTGTTGCTCTTGCCCCGGCCGGCGCCGAACCGGGACTCGCCCAGCGCGCCGAGATTGGCGGAGTTGTCGATGAAGACCGGGCGTTTGATCCGTCGCTCCATCGACTCGGCGATGGCCACGCCGTCCCAGCCGCGCATGATCCCGCTGCGCGCGATGGTGCCGGTCGCCCGGTCGATCGGGGCGGGCACGGCGATGCCGATCGCCAGCAGGTCGCTGCGGGACGCATCCACCGACTCCAGCATGTCGTTGAGCAGCAGCGACACCTTGTCGAGCTCGTTGTCGGCCCGGTGGTCGCGCGCCAGCGGCATGTGGTTCTCGGCCACGACGGTGTGGGCGACGTCGGCCAGCGCGACGCGCAGGTGCCGGGTCGAGAAGTGCACGCCGACCACGAGCCCGAGAGCGTGGGCGAGGGTGACGTGCTGGGCCCGGCGGCCCGAGCGGATGCTCTGCGCGGTGTGCAGCACGCCGGAGGTCGAGAGCTCTTTGACGATGTTGGACACGGTGGCCGGGGAGAGCCCCGTCGCACCGGCCAGCTCGACCTGCGTCAGGCCCCCGTGCTTCTTGATGGCGTCGACGATGCGGGCTCGGTTGGCTTCACGAAGTGAAGTCTGCGAACCCGGAGTTCGTCGCTGCGCTGCCACGACGAGAAGGATACATGGCCGCGGACGGGTCGATCCCCGACGAATGTGATGGCTTTGTGAGATTCCTATGACGCGCGGGCGGCCGCGCCTTGGCAGGATAGAGCTATGGCCGACCTGCACGTGCACCCCGACCGCCTGGAGATCCATCTCACGCGGGCCGAGAAGGTGCTGGCCGTGAAGCGTGAGGATGTCGTCGTCCCGCGCGACAGCATCCGCTCGGTCGCCATCACCGAAGACCCGTGGATCTGGATCCGCGGCATCCGCGCCCCCGGAGCGGCCGTCCCGCTGACCCTGTCGCTCGGCACGTGGAAGTTCCACGGCGGCAAGGACTTCCTGCTGATCAAAGGCAAGCAGCGTGCCGCGGTCGTCATCGACCTGGACGGCGAGGAGTACTCGCGCATCATCGTCTCGACCCCGCACGCCGCACGCCTGGTCGAGGCGCTGCGCGTGGACGGCAGCGAGCTGGCCACCGACGGCGGCGTCATCGACTGACCGGCGTGCCCGGTTCCGGCGCCCCCGATTCTCGGCGCAGTCAGGCGTTCTCGGCGATCACGAACAGGATGAGGCCTGCCAGCGGGATCGCCCCCTGCAGCAGCGCGGCGCGCCAGAACCGCCGGTCCGTCGTGAGCAGCACGAGCGACGCCAGCACCATGCAGACGCCGCAGAAGAAGATCAGCCCGAAGCCGACCTGACGGAGCGTCGTCCAGTAGAGCACGAGCCCGACGACCGCGCCCCCGGCGAGGAACAGGTTGTAGAAGCCCTGGTTGTACGCCATCGGCCGCACGGCGTCCGCATCCCGCTGCGAGCCCACGCCGAAACGCCGCCAGACGCCGGGCGACGACCACAGCACGCTCTCCATGGCGAAGAACGCGAGATGGACGATCGCCGCCGCTGCGATCAGAATGCTGGCGATGATGGCCATGGCGGGAGGATACGCTGCCGATCATGGAGACGGTGCGAACGACGTGCGTGATCGCCGGTGGCGGGCCGGCTGGGATGATGCTGGGCCTGCTCCTCGCCCGCAACGGCGTGGATGTGGTGGTGCTGGAGAAGCACGCCGACTTCTTCCGCGACTTCCGCGGCGACACCATCCATCCGTCCACCGTCGGGGTGCTGGGCGAGCTGGGGCTGCGCGATGCCTTCCTCGGGCTTCCGCACACGGGCATCCGGACGCTCGATGTGGTCGTGAACGGGAACCGCCTCCACCCCATCGACTTCGGCCGGCTGGGCGCCCCCGACGACTTCCTGGTGCTCGCGCCGCAGTGGGACTTCCTGACCTTCCTCGCCCAGGACGCCGCCCGCCACCCGAACTTCCGGTTGCTGATGGAGACCGAGGCGACGGACCTCGTCCGCGAGGGGGACGTGGTCCGCGGCGTGCTGGCGCAGGGGCCCGACGGTCCGCTCGAGATCCGGGCGCGGCTCGTCGTCGCGGCGGACGGCCGGGACTCGGTGCTCCGCGCGGCGGCGGGCCTACGTCCGCGGCGGACGGGCGTCCCCATCGACGTGCTGTGGTTCCGCCTGCCGAAGCCCGAGGGCTCCTCACCGCACACGCTGGCCTACATCGGCGACGGCGGCATGGTGGTCACGATCGAGCGCCAGGACTACGTGCAGGCGGGGCTCATCATCCCGAAGGGCGGGTTCGACGGCCTGCGGGAGTCCGGGCTCGAGGCGTTCCGGGAGGCGGTCGCCGGTGCGGCACCTCACCTGCGCGCGTCGCTCGAGACGATCACCGAGTGGGACCAGGTGAAGCTGCTGAGCGTGCAGATCGACCGCCTGCCGCGATGGTTCCGGCGCGGTTTCCTCGCCATCGGGGATGCGGCGCACGCGATGTCGCCCGCGTTCGGCGTCGGCGTGA is drawn from Leifsonia shinshuensis and contains these coding sequences:
- a CDS encoding sugar ABC transporter permease; amino-acid sequence: MAADLQDERLIREEGLAGAVRAFGRRVRGGDLGSLPVVIGLAVIWVVFQILNPNFLSANNLVNLTLQCAAIGTISIGIVLVLLLGQIDLSVGSVSGVAAAILGVGFTQLHWPLWLTVILAILAGSAIGLLYGFLFTRFGVPSFVITLAGLLGFLGLQLWILGANSSINIPYDSWIVKFAQQWFLPPWAAYALAVIAAGGMFFSDFRRNVRRRNAGLSEGSMTVVAVKAVLLLIGLCISVWYLSTDRGTGAMFLFFVILVIVMNFLLTRTRWGRSVFAVGGSVEAARRAGIRVNRVFISVFILCSTFAAVGGLLAAARLASVGAGSGGTDTNLNAIAAAVIGGTSLFGGRGSAWSALLGILVIQSISNGLTLLNLDSSYRFMITGAVLLLAVIIDSLSRRSRESHGQA
- a CDS encoding ATP-binding cassette domain-containing protein, whose amino-acid sequence is MESAIVDEERSTRRPVLSLRGVSKGFGAVQALTDIHLDVYAGEVVALVGDNGAGKSTLVKILAGVHPQDAGTIEFDGQEVSIPSPAASRELGIATVFQDLALCDNLDVVSNLFLGREITKGTLDEEEMEKRSWSLLRQLSARIPSVRIAVASLSGGQRQTVAIARSLIGDPRVVILDEPTAALGVAQTAEVLNLIERLRERGLGVILISHNMADVQAVADRVAVLRLGRNNGDFRVPEVSYEDIISAITGATDNVVVRRAERLMEAEESAERSPEA
- a CDS encoding sugar ABC transporter substrate-binding protein; the encoded protein is MKIATKRAVIASAAILLTAVTLTACSNGSGNSSGGSTKDAANAQIGLLLPDSVTARYEAADKPFFEAKVKELCSGCKVLYANADGDASKQQQQAESMLTQGVKVLVLDPFDGEAAASIVGEAKAKNVPVISYDRLINSPDSNYYISFDNEKVGQLQGQALVDKLKKDGVPSGAGILMVNGSPTDNNATLFKKGAHSVIDSSGYKVLAEFDTPGWDPAKAQDWVSGQVSQFKDQIKGVYAANDGTGGGAIAAMKAANVNPLPPVTGQDAELAGIQRILAGDQYMTVYKALKPEAEKAAELAVDLTKGNKPKGDTTVNTAGGAAIQSFLLTPVSVTTDNIQSTVVKDEFYGADSASKICTADYKADCEKYGIK
- a CDS encoding ROK family transcriptional regulator yields the protein MAAQRRTPGSQTSLREANRARIVDAIKKHGGLTQVELAGATGLSPATVSNIVKELSTSGVLHTAQSIRSGRRAQHVTLAHALGLVVGVHFSTRHLRVALADVAHTVVAENHMPLARDHRADNELDKVSLLLNDMLESVDASRSDLLAIGIAVPAPIDRATGTIARSGIMRGWDGVAIAESMERRIKRPVFIDNSANLGALGESRFGAGRGKSNTITLDIGDGIGAGLILNGQVFRGNHGVAGEFGHTTIRENGPLCRCGNRGCLEALAGGPAILEELRDHLGSLKLGDVVLQAMAGDARCIRAIADAGRHIGVATANLCNLLDPERVIVGGELARAGELLLGPMRHSVERSIIVNPDLMPDIVQGQLGTRAAALGAVAYAVDCVSISSDGVSY
- a CDS encoding DUF1304 domain-containing protein, giving the protein MAIIASILIAAAAIVHLAFFAMESVLWSSPGVWRRFGVGSQRDADAVRPMAYNQGFYNLFLAGGAVVGLVLYWTTLRQVGFGLIFFCGVCMVLASLVLLTTDRRFWRAALLQGAIPLAGLILFVIAENA
- a CDS encoding FAD-dependent oxidoreductase, producing METVRTTCVIAGGGPAGMMLGLLLARNGVDVVVLEKHADFFRDFRGDTIHPSTVGVLGELGLRDAFLGLPHTGIRTLDVVVNGNRLHPIDFGRLGAPDDFLVLAPQWDFLTFLAQDAARHPNFRLLMETEATDLVREGDVVRGVLAQGPDGPLEIRARLVVAADGRDSVLRAAAGLRPRRTGVPIDVLWFRLPKPEGSSPHTLAYIGDGGMVVTIERQDYVQAGLIIPKGGFDGLRESGLEAFREAVAGAAPHLRASLETITEWDQVKLLSVQIDRLPRWFRRGFLAIGDAAHAMSPAFGVGVNYAIQDAVATANALTATLRELGPAADAREALTADAAGEVDLRLLEGIQRRRTPPVAAMQRIQLAAHRFISRPEGVRLLPHPLPAPLRLALAAATPVVQMVSSRLIGRGLRPESVAPELR